Genomic window (Daucus carota subsp. sativus chromosome 5, DH1 v3.0, whole genome shotgun sequence):
CCAAGGGCCTATATAAAGCACTCCCCAGCCAAAGTGGAAGGTAAGTGCAAATTTCTCCCCAAAAACTCTCTCAAAAGCATCTCTCGCCATATATTTAGAGTGAAAACTCTCTGATTTCCCTTACTTGTCAAGCACATCCAaatcactgattatcacgccggaggcgcctaaagggatgtcaccccccgtgtagcgttgttttgcaggttaggtCCTGCCTGAAGCTTCCCGGAACAGTGCATTGGAACCCTAGACGAGATTTGGAGTTATCAATTAcgctttaaaaattttatagcTCAAAATTCGAAAGAGATTTTATTTACGTAGGCTAGCAAATTATGAATTGTACAAGTCGACTTTAGTATTAAGATTGtgtgtacaaactacaaagagCAAGTAAAGAACACTTGCAAAATATTCTCGGGAAAAAAGAAGACTGCAAACATGAAAGACTCCCGGTAGTTGATTTATTATCACGGGCCGATATGGTAAATGCTTGGGCCCAATGGACAGATTTGCTCGTTTCTCTCATGTAAAGTAGGTTGATTTGTTGGAATCAAAAGTGATACTGGCCCAACCCTGTTTTCTAACTTTTTTTTGGGTAAGGTACAAGTTTTCTATGCTTGAATCAATACGAGTTTCATATTAGTATCAGTTCGGCGTACATTCATATTCTTTcgtaaattaaaatcatatgataGTGTTAATGTCATTTAAaatagttttgatttttttttttgaaatatctgtCACTGTGATCTCTTTCATAGTTTTATGCTGTGCGAATTGAATCTCTTTAATGTACTTTTTACTGTTTTAGTACCTAAATTAGTGCAGTGTAAATTATTAGTCTGAAGAGTGATCAAATTGACCTTAAGAAAAGACCATTCAGCTATATatattgatcaaattttattagtTCATAGGAGACACCTTAGTCCTCTTTGTAAAGAAAAGCATGGTACATGCATGATGCAGCCTTAGCAAATTTGCTTGCATGcatgttcatttgccatgtccACTGCCATGCCCTGATCCATATCCACCACCTTCACCCGAACCATTTCCGGATCCTGATCCCTCTCCTCGTCCTGATCCCTCCCCACGTCCTGATCCGCCTCCTTGGTTTCCGCCAGAACCTGAACCAGCTCTTGATCCTGCATGCGACCCAGCATATGAACCAGCTTCCGAGCCTGCCCCAGACCCCCCTGAACTACCTGAGCTGGATCCGGATGACGAAGATGAGCTTGACCCTGAACTCGAACTAGAGCCTGAGCCCGAACCAGAACCAGCACCAGCACCAGAACCAGAACCAGAACCACTTCCGCCTAATCCAATGCCAATGCCGGCACCAAGCCCAATTCCAATACCGAGACCATTACCTAAATTCAATTCCAGATCCCTTCTCACTATCCGACTTTCAGAAACAGCGAGGAAAGCTGAAataagcaatgcaagaagagccaGTGACCCTAGACCCGCCATGTTTCAAACAAATGCAGAAAATTTGcttaattttctaaattttttttgctGTTGTGGTGTGAGTACCAGGAGTGGCTAGTGTAAGGTATATATAGGCATGCCATTGCTAAAGTTGGAACTTAAAGACTGCCAAAATAAAATTGTTGGCGTGCAATAAGTGGGGAAATTTTTTGCTTTTATTATTAGGAAGCTAGAATTGGTGGATATGAATCAGGCTTGAAATGGAGACTCCATATTCTCCACAACTATATCATTATTACTATTACCATTGTGTGCCACCTAACGATTCCACTCATCATAGTGGAAT
Coding sequences:
- the LOC108222232 gene encoding glycine-rich protein 5-like produces the protein MAGLGSLALLALLISAFLAVSESRIVRRDLELNLGNGLGIGIGLGAGIGIGLGGSGSGSGSGAGAGSGSGSGSSSSSGSSSSSSSGSSSGSSGGSGAGSEAGSYAGSHAGSRAGSGSGGNQGGGSGRGEGSGRGEGSGSGNGSGEGGGYGSGHGSGHGK